In Mobula hypostoma chromosome 10, sMobHyp1.1, whole genome shotgun sequence, a single genomic region encodes these proteins:
- the LOC134353036 gene encoding START domain-containing protein 10-like isoform X2 encodes MTWRSPRSGSSVNRYKDGNRSTANPVLKCGYRPRPKEKAYTESRTELKDVSAETVYDVLHDNEYRYKWDKQVIKTFDIARLTVNADIGYYSWKCPSPLKDRDVITLRSWLVIDKNYMIINYSVKHPDYPPQKDLVRAVSILTGYLVQSTGSKSCNLTYMAEADPRGSLPKWVINKASQYLAPKVLKRLHKVCLKYPEWKGKNRPDFKPWLYPEQNSLPTMSLDVLSIQHADSLENIDESALSEGNGSDDEVLKG; translated from the exons ATGACTTGGCGTTCGCCTCGTTCCGGGAGCAGTGTGAATCGATACAAGGATGGCAACAGAAGTACAGCAAACCCGGTGTTGAAGTGTGGGTACAGGCCGCGTCCGAAGGAAAAGGCGTACACCGAATCAAG AACGGAACTTAAAGATGTATCTGCAGAGACGGTGTATGATGTACTACATGATAATGAGTACCGTTACAAGTGGGATAAGCAGGTCATTAAGACTTTTGACATTGCACGACTCACAGTGAATGCAGATATTGGGTATTATTCAT GGAAATGTCCAAGCCCCCTTAAAGATAGAGATGTGATTACTTTAAGGTCATGGCTTGTCATAGACAAAAATTATATGATCATCAACTACTCTGTGAAACATCCT GATTATCCTCCTCAGAAAGATCTTGTCAGAGCTGTGTCCATTCTAACAGGTTATCTAGTCCAGTCTACGGGTTCCAAAAGTTGTAATCTTACATATATGGCTGAAGCAGATCCCAGAG GGTCTCTACCAAAGTGGGTCATCAACAAAGCTTCACAGTATCTGGCTCCCAAA GTTCTTAAGCGACTGCACAAAGTGTGTCTCAAGTACCCGGAATGGAAAGGGAAGAACAGACCAGACTTCAAACCATGGCTCTACCCAGAACAGAATAGCCTTCCAACCATGAGTCTTGATGTACTCTCAATCCAGCATGCAGATTCACTGGAAAATATAGATGAAAGTGCCTTATCTGAAGGGAATGGTAGTGATGATGAAGTCTTAAAAGGCTGA
- the LOC134353036 gene encoding START domain-containing protein 10-like isoform X1, producing MSAERDVVQVPDDLAFASFREQCESIQGWQQKYSKPGVEVWVQAASEGKGVHRIKCRTELKDVSAETVYDVLHDNEYRYKWDKQVIKTFDIARLTVNADIGYYSWKCPSPLKDRDVITLRSWLVIDKNYMIINYSVKHPDYPPQKDLVRAVSILTGYLVQSTGSKSCNLTYMAEADPRGSLPKWVINKASQYLAPKVLKRLHKVCLKYPEWKGKNRPDFKPWLYPEQNSLPTMSLDVLSIQHADSLENIDESALSEGNGSDDEVLKG from the exons ATGTCTGCCGAGCGCGACGTTGTGCAGGTCCCCGATGACTTGGCGTTCGCCTCGTTCCGGGAGCAGTGTGAATCGATACAAGGATGGCAACAGAAGTACAGCAAACCCGGTGTTGAAGTGTGGGTACAGGCCGCGTCCGAAGGAAAAGGCGTACACCGAATCAAG TGTAGAACGGAACTTAAAGATGTATCTGCAGAGACGGTGTATGATGTACTACATGATAATGAGTACCGTTACAAGTGGGATAAGCAGGTCATTAAGACTTTTGACATTGCACGACTCACAGTGAATGCAGATATTGGGTATTATTCAT GGAAATGTCCAAGCCCCCTTAAAGATAGAGATGTGATTACTTTAAGGTCATGGCTTGTCATAGACAAAAATTATATGATCATCAACTACTCTGTGAAACATCCT GATTATCCTCCTCAGAAAGATCTTGTCAGAGCTGTGTCCATTCTAACAGGTTATCTAGTCCAGTCTACGGGTTCCAAAAGTTGTAATCTTACATATATGGCTGAAGCAGATCCCAGAG GGTCTCTACCAAAGTGGGTCATCAACAAAGCTTCACAGTATCTGGCTCCCAAA GTTCTTAAGCGACTGCACAAAGTGTGTCTCAAGTACCCGGAATGGAAAGGGAAGAACAGACCAGACTTCAAACCATGGCTCTACCCAGAACAGAATAGCCTTCCAACCATGAGTCTTGATGTACTCTCAATCCAGCATGCAGATTCACTGGAAAATATAGATGAAAGTGCCTTATCTGAAGGGAATGGTAGTGATGATGAAGTCTTAAAAGGCTGA